The following coding sequences are from one Motacilla alba alba isolate MOTALB_02 chromosome 4, Motacilla_alba_V1.0_pri, whole genome shotgun sequence window:
- the FGL1 gene encoding fibrinogen-like protein 1, giving the protein MKILIMIDFVLVASLMDVIGSSDLQKCFQEQIRLQGQVRLLEHRVKQQQLKIIQLLEKKAIQYSDREDENSVIDLGGKRQYSDCAEIYNEGHKQNGFYKIKPIQSPREFFAFCDMSEGGGWTVFQRRSDGSQNFDRLWADYEEGFGNFVLKNGEFWLGNKNLHYLTNQGNYTLRIDLTDFEGERRFAQYASFRVAGEEHSYEMSCGEYSGTAGDSLTGGFHPEVKWWADHRGMKFSTRDRDNDNYEGNCAEEEKAGWWFNRCHSANLNGLYYRGPYTAKTDNGIVWYTWHGWWYSLKSVVMKVRPADFECNIV; this is encoded by the exons ATGAAGATTTTGATAATGATTGATTTTGTCCTTGTGGCTAGCTTGATGGATGTCATTGGCAGCTCT gatttacagaaatgttttcaagaGCAGATACGACTTCAGGGCCAGGTGAGGCTTCTGGAACATCGTGTGAAACAGCAACAGTTAAAAATTATACAGCTCTTAGAGAAGAAAGCGATTCAGTACAGTGACAGAGAAGATGAAAACAGTGTCATTGACTTGGGAGGAAAAAGACAGTATTCAG ATTGTGCAGAAATCTACAATGAAGGCCATAAGCAAAAtggattttataaaataaaaccaatccAGAGTCCTAGAGAATTCTTTGCGTTCTGTGACATGTCTGAAGGAGGTGGCTGGACTGTGTTTCAGAGACGTTCTGATGGCAGCCAGAATTTTGATAG ACTCTGGGCTGACTATGAAGAAGGCTTtggaaattttgttttgaaaaatggtGAATTTTGGcttggaaacaaaaatcttcatTATTTGACTAATCAAG ggaaTTATACTCTAAGAATTGATCTAACTGATTTTGAAGGAGAACGGCGTTTTGCACAGTATGCAAGCTTCAGAGTTGCAGGAGAAGag CATTCTTATGAGATGAGTTGTGGTGAATACTCTGGTACAGCTGGTGATTCCCTTACTGGTGGATTTCATCCTGAAGTAAAATGGTGGGCTGATCATCGAGGAATGAAATTCAGTACTAGAGACAGGGATAATGACAACTATGAAGGGAATTGTGCTGAAGAGGAAAAGGCTGGCTGGTGGTTTAACAG GTGTCACTCTGCCAACCTGAATGGTTTGTACTACAGAGGTCCCTACACTGCCAAGACAGACAACGGGATTGTTTGGTACACCTGGCATGGGTGGTGGTATTCTCTGAAATCTGTTGTCATGAAGGTCAGACCTGCAGACTTTGAATGTAATATTGTTTAA